The stretch of DNA gcgctcGGCCCGCACCCAGGgaaggggcgcgcgccgccgccgccgccggcgcgacgcgcgatacCGTCCGCATATCGCGCCTCCCGAGCGCCTCCCGAGTGATGACGCACCAGGATAAAGGTTGGTATCTTGCGCGAAACGCCGACGTTCTCGGGTCTGGTGAACTGGCTGGGTTGTCGAAGGTAAGGGTATATAACTCCCGATCTCTGACTAAAAGGTCATATCGAACCAGGGTTACTTACGACATAACTCCTTGTAACCTAAAACTTTACGTATGAAGCTCGGTCGGGTTTGCGAAAATGGGTCGCCGAGCCGAGCCGCCGACAAGTTTTGAAAGAGCCGGCCGCAAAAAACTTGTTTTCTTcacgcgcgatcggcggcaGGTCTCAGAGCTCTCTCGCGCCCGTGAGGCCGCACAGAACTCCGAAACCccggccgcgatggcggtTTCAGCCGCTCAGGTCCAGGCGGTGCTGGACATGTCCAACCTCACCGCCTTCGAGCAGCTGCTCGGAGGGCTCACCAGCGTCGACAACTCGGCGCGCACGCAGTACGAGGCTTTGTTCAACGAGTGCAAGAAGCAGGGCGACGTGCTCTGCCTCCAGCTCGTCAAGGCGCTGCGCACCTCCGCGCAGGTGGAGACCCGCGAGATGGCGGCCAtcctgctccgccgcgtcttGACCAAGGATGAGGTGTCGCTGTGGGCCAACCTCCAGGCGCAGACGCAGGCGGGCATCAAGTCCGAGCTGCTCAAGTCCCTGCACGAGGAGCAGAACAAGCGGATCGCGGGCAAGGTTGGCGACACCGtctccgagctcgcggccggCGTCTACGAGGAGGGATGGCCGGAGTTGCTCCCATTCCTCTTCCAGTGCGTCACGACCGGTTCCGACGCCCTCAAGGTGACCGCGCTCAACGTGTTcggcgaactcgccgcgTACATCGGCGACTCGCTCGTGCCGCACCTCGCCACGCTGCACGGCATCCTCGCGCAGTGCCTGCAGGCTGCGGACATGGAGGTGAAGCTCGCGTCCCTCCGGGCCTGCTGCGCCTTCGTGGATTCGCTCGAGAACCAGCACGACAGGGCCAAGTTCCAGGACCTCCTCCCCGCCATGCTCCAGACcctgggcggcgcgctccagggGGGCGACGAAGCATCCGCTCAGGATGCGCTCTCCATGTTCGTGGAGCTCGCGGGATCGGACCCTCGATTCGTGCGCAAgcacctcgcgcacgtcgtcgacgccatgaTGACCATCGCGGAACACAACGACCTGGAGGACGGCACCCGCCACCTCGCCACCGAGTTCCTCGTCACCCTCACCGAAGCCCGCGACCGAGCGCCCGGCATGATGCGCAAGCTGCCCAACTTTGTCCCGCGACTTTTCAACTGCCTCGTCGCCTTCTTGCTCGACATCGAGGACGAACAGGAGTGGCAcaccgcggagaaggaggaggacggcgacgtcggcgagggcgagcggtACGACGTCGGGCAGGAGtgcctcgaccgcgtcgccatcgcgctcggcgccaacACCGTCTTGCCGTGCGCTGCGACGACCATCCCGGCGCTCCTTCAAGACGGGGACTGGCGTAAGCGtcacgcggcgctcgtggcgctggcgcagATCGCGGAGGGGTGCGTCAAGGGCATGAacaaggacgtcgcgggggcggtgaccccgtgcctcggcgcggccacctccgatccccacccgcgcgtccgctgggcggcggtgaacgggATCGGCCAGCTGTGCACCGACCTCGGCCCCAAGATCCAGGAGAAGGCGCACGCGCAGATCCTCCCCGTCCTGCTCAAGTGCATGGAGGACTCGTCCCACAGGGTCCAGTCgcacgcggccgcggcgatggtcaACTTCTCCGAGGGATGCCCCCCGGAGCATATGCAGCCGTACCTGGACGCGCTCATGAACAAGCTGCTCCAGATGCTCCAGGGCGGGCACCGCATGGTGCAGGAatccgcgctcaccgcgctggcgtccgtcgcggacaaCGCGCAGACGGCGTTCGCGAAGTACTACTCGACCGTGCTCCCATTCCTGAAGCAGATActcgtgggcgccgcgggcaaggAGCACAGGATGCTCCGCGCCAAAGCCATGGAGTGCATCTCGCTCGTGGGCATGGCCGTCGGCAAGGAACAgttcgcgcccgacgcgcgcgaggtgatGGACCTCCTGATGCAGCTGCAGGCTGGCGggttcgaggacgacgacaccaCGGCGTCGTAC from Micromonas commoda chromosome 3, complete sequence encodes:
- a CDS encoding predicted protein, with the translated sequence MSNLTAFEQLLGGLTSVDNSARTQYEALFNECKKQGDVLCLQLVKALRTSAQVETREMAAILLRRVLTKDEVSLWANLQAQTQAGIKSELLKSLHEEQNKRIAGKVGDTVSELAAGVYEEGWPELLPFLFQCVTTGSDALKVTALNVFGELAAYIGDSLVPHLATLHGILAQCLQAADMEVKLASLRACCAFVDSLENQHDRAKFQDLLPAMLQTLGGALQGGDEASAQDALSMFVELAGSDPRFVRKHLAHVVDAMMTIAEHNDLEDGTRHLATEFLVTLTEARDRAPGMMRKLPNFVPRLFNCLVAFLLDIEDEQEWHTAEKEEDGDVGEGERYDVGQECLDRVAIALGANTVLPCAATTIPALLQDGDWRKRHAALVALAQIAEGCVKGMNKDVAGAVTPCLGAATSDPHPRVRWAAVNGIGQLCTDLGPKIQEKAHAQILPVLLKCMEDSSHRVQSHAAAAMVNFSEGCPPEHMQPYLDALMNKLLQMLQGGHRMVQESALTALASVADNAQTAFAKYYSTVLPFLKQILVGAAGKEHRMLRAKAMECISLVGMAVGKEQFAPDAREVMDLLMQLQAGGFEDDDTTASYMQQAWTRLCKCLGRDFIQYLQVVMPPLLKSAQLKPDVQVTDAEDAGEEEEEDDVEVIAVGDKRISIRTSVLEEKATACNMLCCYVDELKDGFLPYLQPVVETMVPLLDFYFHEDVRKAAVASLPDILRAGKAAMLKQCVTPQGQTVDAAYFRQLVGFVVPPLIKALNKEPEVEIQAAMLESLADCAGVAGEHISEHISAMIEEFQATLKGSLERRAERNKRATTEDFDAEEMDALTDEQAAEDEVFDQFAECVGSLLRSLHAPVLPALEPLLAQFVAPMLAADRSPEERRIAICVFDDVMEHASDGGAALRYLDGFAGPCLGGCTDADADVRQASVYGVGVMAEKLGAAFAPHVPASLQALAAVIQAPDSRTDENVNATENAISSLGKLCEFQRNVIPGPESVVPQWLQCLPLTEDKVEARAVHEQLVRMLEKNDPHLLGPNSEHLGSVVKVFATALPTASLSDKLQLCTPETARKMKAILMQMQGSVPPETLSRAWSSITAEQQQALQQAMQA